The bacterium Unc6 genome contains the following window.
TTTACCCACTGTGTTGGATATTTGACCTTGCGCTTTAAGCCCAGCCAGAGGAGCCGAGTATTTGAAATTAGATTTTGCCATACGACCTATTCCACATTCTGAACCTGTTCTCTTATTTTTTCTATTTCCCCCTTTAAATCAACAACTATTTTTATTATTCTGATATCCTGAACCTTTGAACCAAGTGTGTTTGCTTCTCTGTGTAATTCCTGTGCAAGAAAATCAAGCCTTTTCCCCATCTCTCCTGTTTGTTTCAGACACCCACATATGCTTTCAATATGCGCCTTCAAACGGTTAATCTCTTCTGCAATACCCCCTAAATTCTCTAATGGTTGCCTGATGGCATCATCTGTTTCAGATGTTGAGGCCACCGATTTTTTTTTCGTCTGTTCTTTTAAATATTTTATAATTTTATTAAGATATTTTTTAATAAGAGATGCTCTTTTTGATATTTCTTTTAAAATAATCTTTCCTTCTTTTTTTCTTGTTTTTATTAGTCTTTGGAGCGCTGACTTTAGTGCGGATTCAAAATACGAAGTAACACCCTCTAATGAATTCACTTTTGTGTTGGTAGATATAACACCCGGAATAGAAAGAATATTATCCAGCGTCGGAGTTTGCGAAATACCAATATCTTTTCTTAAGCAGTTAAGCAAATTAAAACAGGCTTTTGCTCTTTTGGTATTTATAACATCTAATAAATTAACAGGTACTGAAAACTCTACATAAATAGTTACACTTCCTCTTGTTATTGACTTTTTCAGCAGACTTCTTGCCTTTATCTCAAGAGAAGAAAGGAAGGAAGGCATTCTACAATTTAAGTCAAAGAAACGGTGATTACCGCTTTTAATCTCAACAAGCAAAGATCCCTGCTTTGGCAATTTTTGCACAACCCTGCCAAAACCTGTCATAGAGTTTATCATAATGCTTTTATTATATGTTTTAATTCTATCTTGTCAAGACAGTGTATTTTTTATGCTATAGTTAGCACTATATAAAAGACAAAAAAATATATGCCGGCCGGCTAATCATCGGCGGTAAAAAGGAAAATGGCTGGAGTATGACGACAAATTTTTGGCGAAAAAGGCTTGATAGATCTTAAGCCTCCGCTCATCTACTCCATAATTAAAATAAAGCGATAAAGCATACCAAAAACCCTCTACGGTCTTTTGATGCTCTCGCCACGCCTCTGTACCTAAATCCGCCACTCCTCTTTTGGCTTCATCCTTTGCCAGAGAACCGAGGTCAGCGCTTGTATGTATAATGGGGACATAAATAAGGGTTCTCATATCTACCCTTTTCGGATATCGCCACGCTTTCTCATCCGCATCTTTTCATAACCCAAAAAGTCTCCAGAAGCATCTATTCGGACATCATAAATTCCAAGAATCTCCAGATTAACTGCTTCCGAAGGTTTTTCTATTATTTCTACAGTAATGTGCCATATGTCCCCTTCTCTGTTTATCCCTATTGCATTGGGAGAACTAAACCCTGTAAGTTCAGCTAAATTCTTTTTTGCTATTTTTGCAATATCTCTTATTTCCATTTTTAAGCTTCACTTTTTAATTTTTTAACCTCTGCCTCAAGTTCCTCGATTCTCTCCTCTTTCTCTGCCTCTTTTGCTTTTGAGGAAAGAAAACTATCAGTTTGCCACCAGTTTATTCCCATTTCCATTGCCTTATCAACTGAGGCAATCAGAAGTCTTATCTTGATGGTAAGAAGGTCGACATCGGCAATTTTAATCTGGATATCTCCGGCAATTACATTCCTCTTTCAGCTATCTTTTTAATTATGGCTCCATGTTCGGCTTTGTATTTCTTCAGTAACTCTTCAGCATCTATTTCATAACCCCAGATATTTCCCGCGATAGGAGTAATTTTATTGCCAATCGTAATGTTAAAACTATCGCCCAAAGAGTGGGCCGGGTCAATGGAGATAACCAGTATCTTTTTCTCGGGTTTAATCTTACTTAAATGTAAGGCAGTAGCCGCTGCGGAAGTGGTCTTGCCGCTTCCCCCTTTGCCGCCAAAGAGTATAAACTGTAAATCAGGGTTATCTAAGAATTTTAATTTTTGCATTTGCTACTATTCCTCGCCCTCCTTACGCTTAGCAGCTTCCTCTAACCTCTTCAATAAGATACTCTCGGCCTTGTTATATTCCTCCTCAGTTATCTCCTCTGTCTCCAGCATCAGTTGTAGCTTCAAGAGGTCCCCTTTAATCTTGTCCTCACCATAAAGCTCATTGTCAGCCATGTCCCTGATCTGTTCAGCAACCTTTGTAAACATTTTTAAAGGTGCTAATAACAAATCATCTATAATAAACATCTTAATATTCCTCCTCTGTATTTATTATTAAGTTAACAAAATTAAACGGTGGTATGGTCCCCACATACTTAAATTTTATTTTATCGCTATGTTTTCTATCAAGTTCCTGAACCTTTTGGTCAAACGGCACCTCATTATGTTTTGCCACCAAAAAGGCGGTATTTATAATCATCAACTCGTAATAGCTATCATTGGTTTTGACTTCTACTGCCAAAGGCGATAAGGTACTTAAAATAACCTTTTTATGAATCTCTTTCTCTTTCTGCAATGCTGCTTCAACCATCTTTCCTATTTCCATCCGTCGATAATATGTCTTCTCAGCAGGGAGTTTGGCAATTTTTTCTTTTAATGCCCTTATGTCTTCATGTTTTTCCAGAATATTCTTATAAATGACATCTTCTTTGAATATCGCTTTTAGGCCCAGTTCTTTTTTGCCTTCAATCTTATCTAGTAAATCTTTGAACCGATGGTGTTCTTTTCCCAAAATCTTTATAACCTTTTCTTCGTCTTCGGCAATGGTGCCAAAGCGGACTGGCAAGACTGTATGCTCCTTCATTACTTCTTCAATTGCCTTTTCATGGGCAAGCATGTTTTCCCTTGAAACTAAATATTTTATTATTGGAGAATTGCTCACTACTGCTCCGATATTGTCAGAACAGATTGTATACA
Protein-coding sequences here:
- a CDS encoding gas vesicle synthesis GvpLGvpF, producing the protein MNKEGKYIYCIIALSEPRAFGRIGIGNRGDELYTICSDNIGAVVSNSPIIKYLVSRENMLAHEKAIEEVMKEHTVLPVRFGTIAEDEEKVIKILGKEHHRFKDLLDKIEGKKELGLKAIFKEDVIYKNILEKHEDIRALKEKIAKLPAEKTYYRRMEIGKMVEAALQKEKEIHKKVILSTLSPLAVEVKTNDSYYELMIINTAFLVAKHNEVPFDQKVQELDRKHSDKIKFKYVGTIPPFNFVNLIINTEEEY
- a CDS encoding YicC family protein, which codes for MINSMTGFGRVVQKLPKQGSLLVEIKSGNHRFFDLNCRMPSFLSSLEIKARSLLKKSITRGSVTIYVEFSVPVNLLDVINTKRAKACFNLLNCLRKDIGISQTPTLDNILSIPGVISTNTKVNSLEGVTSYFESALKSALQRLIKTRKKEGKIILKEISKRASLIKKYLNKIIKYLKEQTKKKSVASTSETDDAIRQPLENLGGIAEEINRLKAHIESICGCLKQTGEMGKRLDFLAQELHREANTLGSKVQDIRIIKIVVDLKGEIEKIREQVQNVE